Genomic segment of Catenibacterium mitsuokai:
CAACAACAACAGAGACTGCCGCACCAATGAGACTATCCACTGGTAGATCAGTAACTAAAGAAGCTACTAGAGCCACAATAGTGGCAGAAGTTGCCATGACATCATTTATACTATCCTGGGCTGCTGCTTCTAATGCGGTTGAGTTAATTTCTTTACCTGCTTTACGATTAAAGTAACCCATCCATATCTTAACGAATACTGAGAATATCAAAGCAATAAGTGCAGGAACACTGAACTTGACTGCTTCTGGATTAAAGATTTTTAAGACTGCATCCTTTAAACTCATTAAACCAACTAAAATAATTAAAAAAGATATACCTAAACCTGTAATATATTCAAAACGTCCATGACCATATGGATGTTCTGCATCAGGATGCTTATTAGCAAGCTTAAATCCAAAAAATGTCGCAATGTTACTTCCTGCATCAGATAAGTTGTTGTAACCATCTGCAACAATAGAAACAGAGTGAACTAATGTTCCAAAAATAAGTTTAAATATTACAAGTATAATATTACATACTATAGAGATAATAGAACAGACTGTTCCATATTGTTCTCTTACATGTGCATTTTCAGTATTCTTATAATCACGTACAAATGTTTTTATTAATAACTGATACATATATACTCCCCCTTAACTATTAAAAAAGAGAAAGGAACCTTTCTCTAAAAAATTGAAACAATTTTTCTAACGTAAACGTTTCTTCCATCACGTCTTACGAGTTCTAATTCATCCATTTCATCAAGATAGCCTTCAATCTTTGCAGCATTGACTTTCTTATTCGCAATCTTAACTAACATCTCAATAATTGCAGGAGAATCATCTTTTACATAGGCATTATTATCCTGATCATAGTGTGGTTTATTCAATAATGTATTTAATACAGCCACATAAGCCCATTTGACTTCTAGTCTTATAAGGTTATACTGCATCCCATTAAATAATTCACCAGGAATGTAATATTGATCATTTTTTTCGCCATTTAGTTCTTCTACATCATCTTTTGTAAGTATTTCTATCATCTTTATCTCTCCCATCTCGCCTATTATAACATAGACTTAATTATCTTTCACTCTTTTTGTGAATGTAGTTACATCGTCAAAACCAATTTTCTGATAATGTTTTAAAACATCTTCTACATGTTCTCCTACACGATCACTTGTATGAGAATCTGTACCCACTGTAATTATTGTACCACCTAGTTCTTTATAACGCTTCACAATATCAAAATTAGGAAAACCACATGTCTTATTTAATGCATATCCTGATGTATTGACTTCAATACCCTTACCCTTTTGAATAAGTGTCTTTAAGATTTCATCAATAATATCCTGATATAACTCATGTTCTACACGTTTATCTTCATAAGGACCATAACGCATAATATAGTCTAAATGACCTAAACAGTTGAAACAGTCAAATGTCTGTACACATTTTAATGTTTCTTCAAAGAATTCTCTATGTGCTTCTTCTTTTGTTTTACCCTTGAAGAATTCTCCATAATAGAATTCTGTATGATGAATAACATGAATAGAACCAATAACATAATCAAAAGGACATTGTGCTACAAAAGTGTTGATTTCATCAATATGATCCATGTCTAATCCAACTTCAACACCAATCTTAATAGTAATACGATCTACATATTCATTCTTCAAGGCACTCAGTTCCATGAAATATGCATCTGTATCGAGATCAAATGTATCAATAGGATAATCAAAATCACGATGATCAGTAAAACATATTTCATCTAATCCCATTCTAATTGCCTGTTCAATATGTTCACGAGGACTTGCTTCACTATCACCACTAAAATGCGTATGCATATGATAATCAATCTTACGCATTAAGTCCACGCTCCTTCTTATATTCCTCTAATACTTCTGTTTCAGAGAAATGGCGTGTCACTTCATCTTCACCAATCATATAAGTTTCATGACCTTTACCAAGTAATAAGACAACATCACCCTTACAAGCCATATCTAATGCATGATAGATGGCTTCTTTACGATCAGGAATAATCGTATATTCACCATGATACTTATCAATACCCACTACGATGTCCTTGCAGATATCTACAATCTTTTCTCCTCTTGGGTTATCTGCAGTCAAGATAGAATAACCACCATGCTTTGCGACTACTTCACCCGATTCATATCTTCTTGTTTTAGAACGTTTTCCTCCACTACCATAAACTACAATTAACTTATTAGGATTGTATTGTTCTACAGTAGAAATAATACTTTCAAAAGAAACACCATTATGAGCATAATCGATTAATACACTATAATCAGGTGAGACATGCATAACCTGTCCTCTACCTAATACATGAACCTGTGGTAATGTATTTTGTATATCCTTTGTAGGGACATCAATTAAATAACAGATCATAATTGCGACTAATGCATTATAAGCATTGAACTTACCTGGCATAGAAGCTTTAAAAGAGGCATTAATTAATCCCTTTGTATCAAAAGTAATACCTAATTCACCATTCTCATTATAAAGTTCAATATGGAGAGCTTTAAGGTCACTGTCTTTTTCAATGCTGTATGTTAATACCTTGCAAGGAACATCCTTTGTGAACTCTTCAAAATGTTCATCATCCTTATTAAATAAACCAACCTGACAGAAATCAAATAAATGTTTCTTACATGCCATATATTCTGCAAAATCCTTATGTTCATTAGGTCCGATATGATCAGGTGAAATATTTGTAAAGACACCATAATCAAATTCAATACCAGCCACACGATTCATCTTTAAAGCCTGACTTGATACTTCCATAACACAATATTCACAATCATGTTCTACCATCTTTCTCATGATACGCTGTAATTCATAAGATTCTGGCGTTGTATTGGCTGTAGGTTCATGGATATCTCCAATAAAAGTACCATTTGTCCCAATAATACCAACTTTCTTACCTGCATGTTCTAGAATAGACTTGATCATTAATGAAGAACTCGTCTTACCCTTTGTTCCTGTAATACCAACAACCTTTAATTCTTTACTAGGATAATTAAAATAAGCACAAGATAATAAAGCCAACGCAATACGTGTATCCTTGACTCTAATATAAGTCATTCCCTCTTTTAAAGAGACATCCTGAGAAATCACAATCGCATGAGCTCCCTTTTCAATCACCTGATCAATAAAATCATGTGCATTAAAAGCAGCACCAACCATACAGACAAATAAGCTGCCTTCTTCTACCTTACGTGAATCATAGACTAATGTTGTAATATCTACATCTTTATTCCCAATGATTTCATATTCAAAACCATTTAATAACTTTTCTAATTTCATACAAACACCTCTCTTACACGATTATACCAAAAAAAAAGAGAGAATTAAATCTCTCCTCTTGTATGGAATACTTTTTTGTTGCCTGTCACCTTATGTCTTTCCTTTAATTTATCTAAAACATCATCTACAGTTAAACCATAGGCATTCATTAAGACTAATACATGATAATATAAATCACCGATTTCACCAATCAAATCTTCTTTAGATGTATTCTTAGCTGCAATAACTGTTTCAGTAGCTTCTTCTCCAACCTTCTTACAGATCTTATCAATACCTTCATTTAATAAGTAGTTTGTATAAGACTTTTCTACTGGATGCACTTTTCTATCTTCAATAAGATCATAAAGTTCATGCGCAAAATCACTATTGTCATAAGGAATTACTTCATTAAAGAAGCAAGAATAAGAACCTGTATGACAAGCAGCACCTACCTGTTCTACATAAATAACGATTGTATCTAAATCACAATCTAAATAAAGACCCTTAATATGCTGGAAATGTCCTGATTCTTCACCTTTATGCCATAGCTTATTTCTAGAACGTGAATAGAACCAAGTATCTCCTGTTTCTAACATCTTTTCATAGGCTTCTTCATTTACATAAGCAAGCATTAATACCTGTTTAGTCTTGACATCCTGTACAACAGCAGGTACAAGACCATTCATTTTCTCAAAATCTGGTTTCATTAACTATTTCTCCTTACTGGAATACCTGCCTGTGCACAGGATTCCTTAACTTCATCCACTGTCGCTTCACCAAAGTGGAATAAACTTGCAGCTAATGCAGCATCGCAGTCTGTTTCTTTAAAAACATCAACGATATCTTCTTTACCACCACAGCCACCACTTGCGATAACTGGAATATTGACTGCTGCCACTACTGCCTTCAACATATCGATATCAAATCCATCTCTTGTTCCATCCGCATCCATACTTGTAAGAAGTATTTCACCTGCGCCAAGAGATTCACATTTCTTAACCCACTCTATTAAATCGAGTCCAGTATTTGTACGTCCACCTGCGACATAGACATCCCATCCAGAATGATCATCACGTGCTTTCGCATCTACTGCCACAACAACACATTGAACACCAAACTCATCACTGGCTTCCTTAATAATATTTGGATTCTTGACTGCAGCTGAGTTAACAGATACCTTATCTGCACCCGCTGCAAGAATCATACGAAAGTCTTCGACAGTACGAATACCGCCACCCACACATAGTGGAATAGAAAGTTCATCAGCCCCTCTTTGGATCAGGTCCTTGATGATGTCTCTATTTTCATAAGTGGCAGTAATGTCTAGAAAGACAACTTCATCTGCACTTTGACGGTCATATTCTTTTGCTAGTTCAATTGGGTCACCAACATCCTTCAGGCCAACGAAATTAACACCTTTTACAACCTTCCCATCTTTAATATCTAGACAGGGAATAATTCTTTTAGCCAGCATTTTCAATGACCTCCTTTAGATTAATACGCCCTTCATAATATGCCTTACCTACAATACAGGCATAATAATCACGTTTATTTACTTCATAGACATCTTCATCATCTTTTACACCACCAGAGACTACAAAGTTAATCTTAGAATTAGCGTGTATTTCTTCATAAAGAGGGAAAGAAGGTCCTGTGAGAGTACCATCCTTAGAGATGTCCGTACATACTATATATTTCACACCTCTTTCTTCTAATTGATGAATAAATGTCAGATAATCTACATCACTTGTTTCAAGCCAGCCGGCAATACTGACCTTCCTATCTCTTACATCTACTCCTACGACTATTCTTTCTGGTCCATACTTTTTTAATGCTTCATCAAGAAAAGCAGGATTCTTAATTGCAGCCGTACCAAGAATCACACGATCTACCCCAATCTCATCTAAATACATAGAGACTGTATCCATATCACGAATACCTCCTCCTAATTCCATTGGAATAGAAATAGCAGCACGTATTCTTTTAATTGTTTCTTTATTGGTTGCATGGGCATCTTTTGCACCATCTAGATCTACTACATGGAGATACTTTGCACCCATCTTCTCAAATCCTGCTGCTAATTCTTCAGGATGTGATGAATAAACAACTTTCTTATTGTAATCGCCCTTATAAAGACGGACTGCTTCTCCATCTTTTAAATCAATGGCTGGAATAACTAACATGATACCAACTCCTTAAAGGCACGTAAGATCTTCTTACCAATCTCTCCACTCTTTTCAGGGTGGAACTGCGTACCCATGACATTATCTTTATATACAAAAGCAGTAATCTTCTTACCACCATAATTCACATAAGCCCCAATCTCATCTTCTGGACAATGAGCACTATATGAATGTACAAAGTAGACATAATCGCCTTCTTCTACATACTTTAATAAAGAATGAGACTGTTTAATAACTAACTGGTTCCATCCCATATGTGGAAGTTTTGCATCGACTTCCATCTTATCGACAGAACCTTTTAAGAATCCTAATCCTTTTGTATATCCATTCTCACTGCCTTCTTCAAATAAAAGCTGCATCCCAATACAAATACCAAGTATTGGTGTTCCCTTGTCCTTTACTTCATTAAGTACAGGTACAAGATGACATGCTTCTAAATTACTCATAGCTGCAGGAAATGCGCCAACACCAGGAAGAATAATGCCATCTGCCTGACGAATAACTTCAGGATCATTTGTGACAACTACATCCATGCCCTGTCTTTTACAGGCATTTGTGACTGATCCAAGATTTCCTACATGATAATCAACAATCGCAATCATTTATAACACCCCTTTACTTGATACTACCTGCCCCTTATGGGCTTCATCAATTGTGACAGCCTCCTTGATGGCACGTGCCATAGATTTAAATATTGCCTCTATAATATGATGTGTATTCTTACCATAATGTTCATTAATATGTAGAGTCATGAAGCAGTTATAGGCAAATGCACGGAAGAATTCTTCTGTCATTTCTACTTCATAGTTACCTAGATGAATATTATCTAGTTCCACATTAAAAACTAAATAAGGACGTCCACTAAAATCTAAGTCAGTCGTCACAAGTGCTTCATCCATAGGAATAGTGAAATGACCATAACGGGTAATACCACGCTTATCACCTAAAGCCTTATTGAAGCACTGTCCTAAGACAATCCCTAAGTCTTCTACAGTATGATGAGAATCAACCTGTAGATCACCCTTACATCTCACCTTTAAATCAAAATTACCATGGAAAGCAAGAAGCTCAAGCATATGGTCCATGAACCCTACACCTGTATCCACATCTGCTTCTCCTTTACCATCAATATTTAAAGAAACATATACATATGTCTCTTTTGTCTGTCTTTCTATTTCTGCCTGTCGCATAATTTAATCCTCAAAACGTACCTTGATACTATTAGCATGTGCATCTAAACCTTCTAGATGTGCAAACTTCATAATATCATCTTTGAATGTACCAAGTACTGCCTGTGGATAATAGCTGAAAGCAGAATGCTTTATGAAATCATAAACACCTAAAGCACTATAGAACTTAGCAGTACCACCTGTTGGTAATACATGGTTTGTACCACTCATATAGTCACCTAATGGTTCTGGTGTATACTCACCTAAGAATATAGAACCAGCGTTCTTGATATTTGGTAATTGTTCTAGTGGGTTATCTACTAATACTTCTAAATGTTCAGGCGCAATCTTATTAGATAAGTTAATACCTTCCTTGATACTATCTACAATAACAGCACCACCATAGTTATCTAATGAAGACTTGATGATATCTTTACGAGGTAAATCTTCTACC
This window contains:
- a CDS encoding cation diffusion facilitator family transporter; this translates as MYQLLIKTFVRDYKNTENAHVREQYGTVCSIISIVCNIILVIFKLIFGTLVHSVSIVADGYNNLSDAGSNIATFFGFKLANKHPDAEHPYGHGRFEYITGLGISFLIILVGLMSLKDAVLKIFNPEAVKFSVPALIALIFSVFVKIWMGYFNRKAGKEINSTALEAAAQDSINDVMATSATIVALVASLVTDLPVDSLIGAAVSVVVVISGISIAKSTIDPLLGIKPDPETIKEIEDYLMSYDCVMGIHDLMMHDYGPGRRYLTVHCEVDASIDMMTTHDEIDNIERAMMEKFHILTTIHMDPIDIHDTLTNELRDKVTRIVESIDSSLSIHDFRIVRGPTHTNLVFDVLMKDDKYSKKELNKLITSKVKEMNTTYYCVINFEYSFV
- a CDS encoding histidinol-phosphatase HisJ family protein, which encodes MRKIDYHMHTHFSGDSEASPREHIEQAIRMGLDEICFTDHRDFDYPIDTFDLDTDAYFMELSALKNEYVDRITIKIGVEVGLDMDHIDEINTFVAQCPFDYVIGSIHVIHHTEFYYGEFFKGKTKEEAHREFFEETLKCVQTFDCFNCLGHLDYIMRYGPYEDKRVEHELYQDIIDEILKTLIQKGKGIEVNTSGYALNKTCGFPNFDIVKRYKELGGTIITVGTDSHTSDRVGEHVEDVLKHYQKIGFDDVTTFTKRVKDN
- a CDS encoding UDP-N-acetylmuramoyl-L-alanyl-D-glutamate--2,6-diaminopimelate ligase, which gives rise to MKLEKLLNGFEYEIIGNKDVDITTLVYDSRKVEEGSLFVCMVGAAFNAHDFIDQVIEKGAHAIVISQDVSLKEGMTYIRVKDTRIALALLSCAYFNYPSKELKVVGITGTKGKTSSSLMIKSILEHAGKKVGIIGTNGTFIGDIHEPTANTTPESYELQRIMRKMVEHDCEYCVMEVSSQALKMNRVAGIEFDYGVFTNISPDHIGPNEHKDFAEYMACKKHLFDFCQVGLFNKDDEHFEEFTKDVPCKVLTYSIEKDSDLKALHIELYNENGELGITFDTKGLINASFKASMPGKFNAYNALVAIMICYLIDVPTKDIQNTLPQVHVLGRGQVMHVSPDYSVLIDYAHNGVSFESIISTVEQYNPNKLIVVYGSGGKRSKTRRYESGEVVAKHGGYSILTADNPRGEKIVDICKDIVVGIDKYHGEYTIIPDRKEAIYHALDMACKGDVVLLLGKGHETYMIGEDEVTRHFSETEVLEEYKKERGLNA
- the hisIE gene encoding bifunctional phosphoribosyl-AMP cyclohydrolase/phosphoribosyl-ATP diphosphatase HisIE, giving the protein MKPDFEKMNGLVPAVVQDVKTKQVLMLAYVNEEAYEKMLETGDTWFYSRSRNKLWHKGEESGHFQHIKGLYLDCDLDTIVIYVEQVGAACHTGSYSCFFNEVIPYDNSDFAHELYDLIEDRKVHPVEKSYTNYLLNEGIDKICKKVGEEATETVIAAKNTSKEDLIGEIGDLYYHVLVLMNAYGLTVDDVLDKLKERHKVTGNKKVFHTRGEI
- the hisF gene encoding imidazole glycerol phosphate synthase subunit HisF; its protein translation is MLAKRIIPCLDIKDGKVVKGVNFVGLKDVGDPIELAKEYDRQSADEVVFLDITATYENRDIIKDLIQRGADELSIPLCVGGGIRTVEDFRMILAAGADKVSVNSAAVKNPNIIKEASDEFGVQCVVVAVDAKARDDHSGWDVYVAGGRTNTGLDLIEWVKKCESLGAGEILLTSMDADGTRDGFDIDMLKAVVAAVNIPVIASGGCGGKEDIVDVFKETDCDAALAASLFHFGEATVDEVKESCAQAGIPVRRNS
- the hisA gene encoding 1-(5-phosphoribosyl)-5-[(5-phosphoribosylamino)methylideneamino]imidazole-4-carboxamide isomerase, which produces MLVIPAIDLKDGEAVRLYKGDYNKKVVYSSHPEELAAGFEKMGAKYLHVVDLDGAKDAHATNKETIKRIRAAISIPMELGGGIRDMDTVSMYLDEIGVDRVILGTAAIKNPAFLDEALKKYGPERIVVGVDVRDRKVSIAGWLETSDVDYLTFIHQLEERGVKYIVCTDISKDGTLTGPSFPLYEEIHANSKINFVVSGGVKDDEDVYEVNKRDYYACIVGKAYYEGRINLKEVIENAG
- the hisH gene encoding imidazole glycerol phosphate synthase subunit HisH, whose amino-acid sequence is MIAIVDYHVGNLGSVTNACKRQGMDVVVTNDPEVIRQADGIILPGVGAFPAAMSNLEACHLVPVLNEVKDKGTPILGICIGMQLLFEEGSENGYTKGLGFLKGSVDKMEVDAKLPHMGWNQLVIKQSHSLLKYVEEGDYVYFVHSYSAHCPEDEIGAYVNYGGKKITAFVYKDNVMGTQFHPEKSGEIGKKILRAFKELVSC
- the hisB gene encoding imidazoleglycerol-phosphate dehydratase HisB, with the protein product MRQAEIERQTKETYVYVSLNIDGKGEADVDTGVGFMDHMLELLAFHGNFDLKVRCKGDLQVDSHHTVEDLGIVLGQCFNKALGDKRGITRYGHFTIPMDEALVTTDLDFSGRPYLVFNVELDNIHLGNYEVEMTEEFFRAFAYNCFMTLHINEHYGKNTHHIIEAIFKSMARAIKEAVTIDEAHKGQVVSSKGVL